The Porites lutea chromosome 9, jaPorLute2.1, whole genome shotgun sequence sequence CATTTCGTGTGCCCCGACATAACAATCGCAGCAGGTAACCGAAGTTCGCCTCAGTTAAGTATGGTCAAACATCCGGCCGGCATTCTAAGCAAAATGAAACTGGGGTTAAACGCTGCTGTAACCGCGCTGAGGGTGTTTtacttaataatttattattagaaGCAGCTACCTAAATCCATTCATTAGGGTTACCCCATAAAGTCGACATAGAAGGATTTCTAACTTCCCCCACGTTATTTTATGCCACTAAATAATTCAGAGTTTGTGTTGAGTTTTCAGAGTTCCTGGTGGAACTATTGTGGGTGCAAACagttttatgtatttatttattttttattcgttcgttcgttcgttcctATCTTTCCTTCCTGTCCTTTCCCCTTTcccctttttctgtttttgttttcgttttttttttttctttctaagaaaTATAAAATTCGCACGGCCTCTCGTCTCTCGAACTTAGCACTCTTTCGCCCTATTTATGGGAGTCCGAGAAACTTTTCCTTGGGGAGAATCCGGATTCGATCCGGGAATcttttgctcgtggaatccggaatcttgggctttggaatccggacaGCTTAGAGATGTCCGGTATTCAAAGTGTTTCTCCAAGGaacgttattattattttgtacttGTTTGTTTTCCAAACTCTTCCGGTGTACCTATCGTCTTTAAGACGGATCATCATTCTGTAAAAATGGGATCAAATAGTTTGGCACGGTTCATGTGAAAACTGGAACTTTGCCACGGTAGGATGATGATAGGTTTTAAGGGCGTAGCTAATAGCACAATCCTGGATTAGCCCTACGGCCTTTATGTAAATGAAGGTAAACTTAATTGAAATGTTATTATTTGTATCCTAAGAAAATAACGTTTAAAAGAAGTGAAGGTATTTGTTGTTTATCATGTTTGGATGTATTTGACCTTGTAAAAAGTGTACCTTTTTGTATCCTACTTGCTGTCCCATGTGCGAATCGTGTTAGTCTCATGCTAAGGCGTTTGAAACATCATCTGCTGTACATGTAAAAAAAGGAGGATTTGTAGCACAATGTAACCTTCAGCCACGCTTTCTCTATAAAAATCCAGGGCatgatatgaaataaatattcTTATTTACAGATACGCTACCTCTTATAGCGAATTTGATTCAATTTTTGTGGCCCGGAATTCATAACTCATTTGCTATAAATAAATTTGCAGAAATGATTTaaaatctatttattttttgttccatCTTGACAACGTCCTTAAAAAGCCAAATAAAAGTACAGGAAGCACTAAGTTTATGCAACTGATCGGCTTAGGAGGGGTTAAGTAAGGTCATTGTCTGCCGGCTATTGTTTCAACCTCACGGCGAACAtccaatttttattttagtgaTGAAGCAAACACTGTGTAAACTGAGGTTATCTATTTCCGGCTTATCAACAAATTCTGGAACATACTATAACTTCCTTTTTGCCAAATATATAAAATGGTACAGCGTGTAGTCTCTGGCATCACTGGAAAGTGCATAACTTATGACTGCTCTAATCTGACTTTTTTTTCTCCGGAGGCTCGATGGACAAGAAGTCGGATAGAACTTTCGGTTCTTTGAAATGTGTTCTGCAGGAACGAACTCGTTGCGTTCTGTACTTGATAACCGTCGCTTTCCTAGTGTTGAGCATCGTGTATATATCTGTCGCGTTCGTCTCGATGAAGCAGCAACTATCTGAGGTAAAGAAAGAGCTTAGAGCGATTAAAGATTCAAGGACGAGTCTTGGAGAGAAAGATCCACCTTCGAGGCGTAAAAGGAGAGCTAGCAACTCGCAAATTTCCGAGCTTGTCAGGAGAATTGCTTTACTGGAAAGCGGGTAAGGAAATCCACGGTTAgagttgaaatgcaaatttaagATGCAGTAGGTAAGCTTCCTCAAGCCTTGTGTACTGTCTAAAGGCGGAGTTTATTTAATAGCACAACTCATGCCAGTGTATAAAGAACTCTTAAGAATTTGTATTAATAGAGTCGATATGAAGGTAGATTTTACGCCCATATCAAAGTCATATCTCTCATCAGCAAAGGTGCatgcatttattttattttattttattttttgattctGCTAAGGCGCACAgtttcttcttttaaattttgctgCCCAGACTGGTGAATAGATCAAAACAGACTTTGTCACGCTAAATTTACGAACTTTAAAATCGGACCTCAATAAGGAAACTCTATCTGCATCAGTAGAAATGGACCTCAAAGTTCAGTAGCCGAATTCGAATACCACACCCCTCAAAATTGCACTGTAGTAAACCCGAAAGACTGGATATTTCACCGACAAGAAGGTTAGTAATGATAATTAAGTTTATCAGAAAGAAATTTGACCATAAGAAGACTTAACTTAACTTTGAGAACACTCAAGGTACTTTCTTGCTTCTCACATACAaccttaataaaaaaaaattgaccgaatccatcaggaaattgagtaatttcaattattagtggacaaaaaccttgtaccaaaaTAACTTAATTAAAGGGCTATAAAATGATAATTACTAGTtagctgtaataacaccaaagactgtTTCTCAcaggagcccgagaaaataaatgtcaaatttcacatgaattgtgaaaacacagacaaaattcttaaaatttcatgtgtaagatgtcattttgtgaaattggacattcattttcttggactctcataagaaattttccttggagttattacagataactaattagatctatagcccttgaaaaatgtaagcaaGAATGCGATATTGATTATTccggtacaagatttttgtccactgaaaattaacattactcaatttcctgatggattccgtcgtgagcttttttttaaaggtaaaaatatCTTCATATTTCAGTCTCAACTTATTTTAAgatatttctatttatttagtttacaattcttCCCGGTGCATTGATAACAAGCAAACGCGCAGACGAGATTTTGCCCTAGATCCCGTGCTGGCCTGTTGGGGTCTGTTGAGAGGTCGAAAAGTTACTTAATAAGCTAAAAGTGGTGAAAAAAAATGTCTAAGttcatttaatttaatattcgccttacacttttcaagactgAGAAAAAAAGGGTACCAAAACTACTATATGGCGAAATAATAAAGGAGAGTCTTTTGCGTCAGGACGCTAAGGGGGTGATGAATATTCGGGCACGTTCCTATTCTAGCGCAGCGTGTGTTTGATCGTACATGCATGATTTTAATAGATTCGTCTATAATGCATAAAATTCAGTTTGTGACAGTTTTGGGGCGTCAAGTGCTGCTAACAGAAACTGTTTCTCTGTCGCCTTTTTATAGTTCCGTGAAAATTTCCAACGGTACACGCGGACAGGCATCACTTCCAGGTTTGTAAACGTTAGCATTGGGTGGGTGGGAGTGAAACATATTAGTGAAGTATGTACATGTTTGCAGCGCCCAGGACTATGTTAGGAaatccggattctggaatcaAGGAATTTTTGCTTGGGGAATCTAGAATCCTGGCTTTAGAATCTATAATACTGCTCAAGAAAACTGGAACCCCTTGGCATCTGAAAACTAAGCCACTAACTAGGAATCAGTCACTCAGTACGCCGGGGCGAATTGTAAAATAATGAAACACATAGTATACGTACTAGAAAACATTTACAATTACAGGACAAAAAAGGGGCGCTGGGGCACGATACGGACACattatacaaaaaaacaaaaaagaaaacaaaagaacctTGAAGGATGGCAAACGACAGGGGACCTTAACAAGAAAGGATATTAGTTTTATGAATAATgtaatctctttttttttcttgcccctCCATATCTTTTGCCATCCAGCAAGGTTTTTTTTGTGCCTTGTGATTGTATCGCGATACAAAGGGCCCATTATCTGCCTAAACATACGCTCGGTTCAATCTCGTAGACAAACGCGCAAACTTTGTGGGCTGTAAATTGTACTCGTTTTCTGCCGTTTAACAGAATATGCTTACGTGCTACATTTCGGTCTGCTCTGTAGCTTTTACTTTACActtcttgttttgttatttttcacagGGCGAGATGGGAGAGATGGCATGCAAGGACCTCCCGGAACGCCAGGTAAGTGTTGATATCTTCTCTACAGTCCACGAAACCAAGCTCGGGTACCATaattggaaaacaaaaacatccaAAGTGGTATTCATGATAATAACGATGACAATAACAACCATCCTAACTACCACAACGCCATgttggatgagctccaacatggcggacagaaaccaacagaaacatctgttacccaGTTTTGCAACAAAAGCTTGAATTTACTCCTAGTGGAACTcacaaacattaaagtaatactttttctaacacTTGAACTgattagatagcaaaattcttcgaaaaaagtcacttttttaacctaaatgacagctctctcggccgtcatgaaaatgctgcgtcacgcaacagcttagaaattcaagcgtactttattacaaaaccaagaacccttttgaagcgaaaatttgtttgaaaattagttttcagctgctctaatacaccatgaaagtaaaatctcagttgGATCGATAGtattgtagtttgaattttagtgacgtcaggTGAAGACCACCAATAGGATCACGACGGACAATAATTAAAATACCCATATTAGGATGAGGATTGTAATGTTAATAATCATCGCCACGAGGGTCAGTGACGAtcagatgatgatgacaatgatgattaTGACAATGTGGATGACGACGACAACGAGGACGCCGAagacaacgacgacgacgacgacgacgatgacgacgacgacgaagatgatgatgatgatgataatgatgatgataatgatgatgatgatgaagaagaggCGCTGTGTTCCGTGAAACTGGTCATGAAGTATATTTTCATTAATgttggcaaaaataaataaatgattgatgGTAAATAGATAActttaaagtaaattaaaagcGACAAACTATCTCTCAGATTCCCTCTTacatcgcgtttaccatttactCTTAATTATTTAGTTAGAGAGGTTTACATAGGCGATATTATAAGGAAACATGTTCAACAAGAGAAATGAAACATTCATCAACTTTTAGGAAGAGATGGTAGAGACGGAAACCAAGGACCAGCAGGACCACGAGGACTGCCAGGGCCAAAAGGTAGAGGAACAAGAATAATACAGTTGCTGAGTGAAATATCTTGTTTAGTAAGCCGTATATGAAACCTATTTTTCAATGCTCATATTTTTAGTGTTAACTGTTCATGAATCATGTTTAAGCTTTTTTCTTAATGTAGAATACAATAAACTAAATGAAACGAGACTTAGAACTTAAAACAGTTGACCAAGACGAGTTATGAACGTGGTTAACCTTGgattgaacaagaaaaaaattagtaTTGCCCTTTTTCGCTTAAATTTTCGATTCGCAATCAAGGGTGTCTAAATTAAGCGGGTTAAACTCAAGGGAAATGTAAAGGCTTTCCCCATCGATAATAACGAGTTGTGCGTATTAAAAGGTGCCCATAAAGTGGGTCCAGGTGGCAGTTATCTTCTCCGTAATATTCAATGACGTTAGCAGGCCTCCATGATTTTAACGTAAGTGTTTGGAGAGTGCTGTCTCCTAAGTGTAATTCACGTGAGAACAGTGAGCGTTCATTACTGAGGAAGACTGTGAGATAAAGTCGAAAGCTACAATATCTGAGACCTTCAGTTCAGTCAAGcaaaatttctctttcaaattttaatttcaaggTCCAGAATGAGCATTCatgtgatttgtttttctttgtttaattaGGTGATATCGGGCCGGTGGGAATTCCTGGAGCTCCGGGACCTCAAGGAGAGAAGGGATCACAAGGATATTCGCTATCAGGCGTTATATACAATAGATGGGGAAGAAAAACCTGCTACGGAGATGCCCTGTTGGTGTATAACGGTAAGAGTGCAGGATGTTTCCCCCTCTTCCTTATATACATTGTAGATATAACACTGGTCTTGACCCTCTTTAGAACTCGAAAAGAACTTTATTTCCAGCTTTTCTTTTGGGAAAACAGctttaattcaaattttgctcgCCCAGGGCCACTTCCTGACCCTCaaagttttcaattttgttaGAAGTTGAAATGCCTGGACTCTTGCCACTGAGCAAGTAAGCTTTAAAGGTTTGAGAGAGGGGGTGAATAGGCGAACGGATCGGTGGATTTTGAAAATATCTTtgcccggatttcggattcaaagCGAGATTTTAACGGATTTCCGGATTCTGCAATTCCAACAGATTGCGGATTCATCCATTTTTTGGGCCCGGATTTTGGACTTTGCGTGTATTAAAAGTATTTTTGCCCAGATTTCAGGTTCAGGCGAAATTTTAACGGCGGATTTGGTTAATAAAACATAACGGgtcggcggatttgcatacccctattcactCCCCCCTCTTTGAGCAAGTAAGCTTTAATTCAACTCGCCTGCCTGTCGAATAAACTCGAAtaaacaaaatgtctttgttgttgttgttgttaataggAGTCATGGCCAATGGTCATCACAATTTGCATGGTAGCGGCTCTAATTACCTTTGTCTTCCCAACATCCCTAACCATGGCAAGAACAACGGCGGCTGGCAGGGCACTGCAATACACAGTACCGAGTACGAGTCAGGGAGCTTCTTGGGATCTATCCAAAGCCTTACAAACCACGATGCTCCTTGCGCTGTTTGTTACGTCACGTCACGTGGTTCGCAATTAATGGTCCCTGGAAGAAACAAGTGCCCGACGGGATGGACAAAAGAGTACGGCGGATACCTGATGTCATCGCATCACGACCATAAACACGGCACCGAATTTGTTTGCGTTGACGTGGATGCTGAAGTTGTACCGGGGAGCCATCGCGACACGAACGGAGCATTATTGTACGTGGTTGAGACTTCCTGTAGTACAGACTTACCGTGTAAACCCTATACTGACGGCCATGAGCTGACTTGCGTTGTTTGTACCAAATAGATATCATTGACACCGTCTGTTCTCCACTGTAATACGTGGTGTCATTTGCTATAAGGTGGAAGTATTGTTAATGATCAAGTATTCAAATTTTGGTAACGTTACGttgtatttttttcctcaaaattatGTAAATTGAGCTTATTTCCCAATTGTTATAGCTAATTGTTGAAAACGCTTGGCTTCCCACTAGATGAAGTGCGAAGGCATATGACGCAGAAAACTGCTGTTTCAGTTTTCGTAAACTTTTTTATGTTTAAATGTTCATATAACAGAAAGCGGCAATGTGCTTACAGAACCCGCCCTTTCCTGCAGGACATGATCTATCTCTTGCGGCTAATACCTTTCCGGTGAGTTTGTTAAAAACCACGATACAAGAGTAGATTCC is a genomic window containing:
- the LOC140948050 gene encoding uncharacterized protein is translated as MDKKSDRTFGSLKCVLQERTRCVLYLITVAFLVLSIVYISVAFVSMKQQLSEVKKELRAIKDSRTSLGEKDPPSRRKRRASNSQISELVRRIALLESGSVKISNGTRGQASLPGRDGRDGMQGPPGTPGRDGRDGNQGPAGPRGLPGPKGDIGPVGIPGAPGPQGEKGSQGYSLSGVIYNRWGRKTCYGDALLVYNGVMANGHHNLHGSGSNYLCLPNIPNHGKNNGGWQGTAIHSTEYESGSFLGSIQSLTNHDAPCAVCYVTSRGSQLMVPGRNKCPTGWTKEYGGYLMSSHHDHKHGTEFVCVDVDAEVVPGSHRDTNGALLYVVETSCSTDLPCKPYTDGHELTCVVCTK